The following coding sequences lie in one Pectobacterium sp. A5351 genomic window:
- a CDS encoding tyrosine-type recombinase/integrase, whose amino-acid sequence MPLTDTAIRNAKPLDKPYKLSDAQGLYLLIKPNGSKLWHLKYRFGGKEKKLAFGAYPTVTLASARKLREEARTILSAGDDPGVKKQHDKQVKKNGNTFEAVARQWVGANIRWSEAHAAKVLRSLELHVFPLIGNVLVTDLKTANLLIPLRVAEKKGCLETAARIQQRTTVIMRYAVQEGLIASNPANDLCGAITPPPKNHYPALPLEKLPELLERIEGYSGRLLTRLAVQLNLLIFIRSSELRFARWTEIDLDNAMWTLPAQREAIAGVRHSERGAKMKTPHLVPLSKQAVTILKQLKLLSGNGELLFPGDHDARKPMSENTINKALRAMGYDTQVDICGHGFRTIACSALIESGRWSKDAVERQMSHQERNHVRAAYIHKAEHLDERTQMMQWWSDYLDACQHQFIPAYRFEKSIKVA is encoded by the coding sequence ATGCCTCTGACTGATACCGCCATCCGCAACGCCAAGCCGCTCGATAAACCTTACAAACTCAGCGACGCGCAGGGTCTGTACCTGCTGATTAAACCCAACGGTTCCAAACTCTGGCATCTCAAGTACCGCTTCGGCGGCAAGGAGAAAAAGCTGGCGTTTGGCGCTTACCCGACTGTCACGCTTGCCAGTGCCCGTAAGCTACGTGAAGAAGCCCGGACTATTCTCAGCGCAGGGGACGATCCCGGCGTAAAAAAACAGCACGACAAACAGGTAAAGAAAAACGGCAATACCTTTGAAGCCGTTGCCCGTCAGTGGGTGGGCGCCAACATTCGCTGGAGTGAGGCACACGCTGCCAAAGTACTGCGTTCACTGGAACTGCACGTTTTTCCGCTCATCGGCAATGTCCTTGTCACCGACCTGAAAACCGCCAACCTTCTGATCCCGCTGCGGGTAGCGGAGAAAAAGGGTTGTCTGGAAACGGCTGCACGGATACAGCAACGTACGACAGTCATCATGCGTTACGCCGTACAGGAAGGACTGATTGCCAGCAATCCGGCCAATGATCTCTGCGGCGCTATCACCCCGCCGCCGAAAAACCATTACCCTGCCCTGCCGCTTGAAAAGTTGCCGGAACTGCTGGAAAGAATAGAAGGCTATTCAGGCAGACTGCTAACAAGGTTGGCGGTACAGCTTAATTTACTGATCTTTATCCGCTCCAGTGAATTGCGTTTTGCCCGTTGGACGGAGATCGATCTGGATAACGCCATGTGGACACTTCCCGCACAGCGGGAAGCTATCGCTGGCGTGCGTCACTCAGAGCGCGGCGCAAAAATGAAAACACCGCATCTGGTGCCGCTGTCAAAACAGGCGGTAACGATACTGAAGCAGCTAAAACTGTTGTCCGGCAATGGGGAATTACTCTTTCCCGGCGATCACGATGCCCGTAAGCCAATGAGTGAGAACACCATCAACAAGGCGCTGCGCGCAATGGGTTATGACACACAGGTGGACATCTGCGGACATGGCTTCCGCACAATAGCGTGTAGTGCGTTGATCGAATCAGGTCGCTGGTCAAAAGATGCGGTGGAGCGGCAGATGAGCCATCAGGAGCGCAATCACGTTCGTGCCGCCTATATTCACAAAGCGGAACACCTCGACGAACGGACTCAGATGATGCAATGGTGGTCAGATTATCTCGATGCCTGCCAGCATCAATTCATCCCGGCTTACCGCTTTGAGAAGTCGATTAAGGTTGCCTGA
- the groL gene encoding chaperonin GroEL (60 kDa chaperone family; promotes refolding of misfolded polypeptides especially under stressful conditions; forms two stacked rings of heptamers to form a barrel-shaped 14mer; ends can be capped by GroES; misfolded proteins enter the barrel where they are refolded when GroES binds): MAAKDVKFGNDARVKMLRGVNVLADAVKVTLGPKGRNVVLDKSFGAPTITKDGVSVAREIELEDKFENMGAQMVKEVASKANDAAGDGTTTATVLAQAIITEGLKAVAAGMNPMDLKRGIDKAVIAAVEELKALSVPCSDSKAIAQVGTISANSDETVGKMIAEAMDKVGKEGVITVEEGTGLQDELDVVEGMQFDRGYLSPYFINKPETGAVELESPFILLADKKISNIREMLPVLEAVAKAGKPLVIVAEDVEGEALATLVVNTMRGIVKVAAVKAPGFGDRRKAMLQDIATLTGGTVISEEIGLELEKATLEDLGQAKRVVINKDTTTIIDGTGEEAAIQGRVAQIRQQVEEATSDYDREKLQERVAKLAGGVAVIKVGAATEVEMKEKKARVEDALAATRAAVEEGVVAGGGVALVRVAAKLASLTAQNEDQNVGIKVALRAMEAPLRQIVSNAGEEPSVVANTVKAGEGNYGYNAATEEYGNMIDFGILDPTKVTRSALQYAASVAGLMITTECMVTDLPKSDAPDLGAAGGMGGMGGMGGMM; this comes from the coding sequence ATGGCAGCTAAAGACGTAAAATTCGGTAATGACGCTCGCGTAAAAATGCTGCGCGGCGTAAATGTACTGGCTGATGCAGTGAAGGTTACCCTGGGCCCGAAAGGCCGTAACGTAGTTTTGGATAAATCCTTCGGTGCACCGACTATTACTAAAGACGGCGTATCTGTTGCGCGTGAAATCGAGCTGGAAGACAAGTTCGAGAACATGGGCGCGCAGATGGTGAAAGAAGTGGCCTCTAAAGCGAATGACGCAGCAGGCGACGGCACCACGACCGCAACCGTATTGGCGCAGGCTATCATCACTGAAGGCTTGAAAGCTGTTGCAGCGGGCATGAACCCGATGGATCTGAAGCGCGGTATCGATAAAGCCGTTATCGCCGCTGTTGAAGAATTGAAAGCACTGTCTGTACCGTGCTCTGACTCTAAAGCGATTGCTCAGGTTGGTACCATCTCTGCTAACTCCGACGAAACCGTAGGCAAAATGATTGCTGAAGCGATGGACAAAGTCGGTAAAGAAGGTGTTATCACCGTTGAAGAAGGTACCGGTCTGCAAGATGAGCTGGATGTAGTTGAAGGTATGCAGTTCGACCGTGGCTACCTGTCTCCTTACTTCATCAACAAGCCGGAAACGGGTGCGGTAGAACTGGAAAGCCCGTTCATCCTGCTGGCTGATAAAAAAATCTCCAACATCCGCGAAATGCTGCCAGTACTGGAAGCGGTAGCGAAAGCGGGCAAACCGCTGGTTATCGTTGCTGAAGATGTTGAAGGCGAAGCACTGGCAACGCTGGTGGTTAACACCATGCGCGGCATCGTGAAAGTGGCTGCGGTGAAAGCACCGGGCTTCGGCGACCGTCGTAAAGCGATGCTGCAAGATATCGCGACGCTGACTGGCGGTACCGTTATCTCTGAAGAGATCGGTCTGGAGCTGGAAAAAGCGACGCTGGAAGATCTGGGTCAGGCAAAACGCGTTGTGATCAACAAAGACACCACCACCATCATCGATGGTACGGGTGAAGAAGCTGCGATTCAGGGCCGTGTTGCTCAGATCCGTCAGCAGGTTGAGGAAGCAACGTCTGATTACGATCGCGAAAAACTGCAAGAGCGTGTGGCTAAACTGGCTGGCGGCGTAGCCGTTATCAAAGTTGGCGCAGCAACTGAAGTTGAAATGAAAGAGAAGAAAGCACGTGTTGAAGATGCCCTGGCTGCGACTCGCGCTGCGGTAGAAGAAGGCGTAGTGGCCGGTGGTGGTGTGGCGCTGGTTCGCGTTGCAGCGAAACTGGCTTCTCTGACTGCTCAGAACGAAGATCAGAACGTGGGTATCAAAGTTGCGCTGCGCGCGATGGAAGCGCCACTGCGTCAGATCGTTTCCAACGCTGGTGAAGAGCCATCTGTGGTTGCCAACACCGTTAAAGCGGGCGAAGGTAACTACGGTTACAACGCCGCAACGGAAGAATACGGCAACATGATCGACTTCGGTATCCTGGATCCGACCAAAGTCACCCGTTCTGCGCTGCAATACGCAGCTTCTGTTGCGGGTCTGATGATCACCACTGAATGTATGGTAACCGACCTGCCGAAAAGCGATGCGCCTGACTTAGGTGCTGCTGGTGGTATGGGCGGCATGGGTGGTATGGGCGGCATGATGTAA
- a CDS encoding anaerobic C4-dicarboxylate transporter, with protein MLGLELFIVLLAIYLGARLGGIGIGFAGGLGVLVLTLGFQIKPGVIPFDVIEIIMAVIAAIAAMQVAGGMDYLVSLAEKLLRKHPKYVTFLAPLVTYFMTILAGTGHTAFSTLPVIAEVAKEQGIRPSRPLSIAVVASQIAITASPISAAVVFVAGILEPHGVSYLLLLGICIPTTLAAILLTAIVTNFLGKELKDDPIYQERLKKGETTLRGNSQHEIKPGAKLSVMLFLIGIVAVVLYATAISGTVGLIQNPVLPRNEAIVVFMLTIATLICITCKIDTARILSASTFKSGMSACICVMGVAWLGDTFVKAHISDIQDTAGALLQSYPWMLAVVLFFAATLLYSQAATAKALMPAALLLGVSPVTAVASFAAVSALFVLPTYPTLLAAVEMDDTGSTRIGKFVFNHSFLIPGVLAITLSVIFGFILGSILI; from the coding sequence ATGCTTGGTCTTGAGTTATTCATCGTTCTGCTCGCCATCTATTTGGGGGCACGACTGGGAGGCATCGGCATTGGTTTCGCCGGTGGCCTGGGAGTGCTTGTTCTTACGCTAGGGTTTCAGATAAAGCCCGGCGTAATCCCTTTTGATGTCATTGAAATTATCATGGCCGTTATCGCCGCCATCGCCGCGATGCAGGTGGCAGGCGGAATGGATTATCTGGTCAGTCTGGCGGAGAAACTGCTGCGTAAGCACCCGAAATACGTCACCTTTCTCGCCCCGCTGGTCACCTATTTCATGACGATTCTGGCCGGGACTGGACACACCGCGTTTTCCACCCTGCCGGTTATCGCCGAAGTCGCCAAAGAGCAGGGGATTCGCCCTTCTCGTCCGCTCTCTATCGCCGTTGTCGCCTCGCAAATCGCCATTACCGCGTCGCCAATCTCTGCGGCGGTGGTGTTTGTCGCGGGTATTCTTGAGCCGCACGGGGTCAGCTATCTGCTGCTGTTGGGCATTTGTATTCCGACCACGCTCGCCGCGATCCTGCTGACGGCAATTGTGACCAACTTCCTGGGCAAAGAGCTGAAAGACGATCCGATCTATCAGGAACGGCTGAAAAAAGGCGAAACCACGCTGCGCGGTAATAGCCAGCATGAGATCAAACCGGGTGCCAAACTTTCCGTGATGCTGTTTCTGATCGGCATCGTCGCTGTCGTTCTGTATGCCACAGCGATCAGCGGTACGGTAGGGCTGATCCAGAACCCGGTTCTGCCGCGTAACGAAGCGATTGTAGTCTTCATGCTGACTATCGCCACGCTGATTTGCATCACCTGCAAAATCGACACCGCGCGCATCCTCTCTGCCAGCACGTTTAAGTCCGGCATGAGCGCCTGTATCTGCGTGATGGGCGTAGCCTGGCTGGGCGATACCTTTGTTAAAGCACACATTTCCGATATTCAGGACACCGCAGGCGCGCTGCTGCAAAGCTACCCGTGGATGCTGGCCGTCGTCTTGTTCTTCGCCGCTACGCTGCTTTACTCTCAGGCGGCCACCGCGAAAGCGCTCATGCCTGCGGCGCTGCTACTGGGCGTGTCTCCGGTCACGGCCGTGGCGTCTTTCGCGGCGGTTTCTGCCCTGTTCGTTCTACCAACCTATCCAACCCTACTGGCGGCGGTGGAGATGGACGACACCGGCTCAACGCGCATCGGCAAGTTTGTGTTTAACCACTCCTTCCTGATTCCCGGCGTGCTGGCGATTACGCTGTCGGTGATATTTGGCTTTATCCTCGGCAGCATCCTGATCTAA
- a CDS encoding co-chaperone GroES: MNIRPLHDRVIVKRKEVESKSAGGIVLTGSAAGKSTRGEVLAVGHGRILENGEVKPLDVKVGDIVIFNDGYGVKAEKIDNEEVLIMSESDILAIVEA; the protein is encoded by the coding sequence ATGAATATTCGTCCATTGCATGACCGCGTGATCGTCAAGCGCAAAGAAGTCGAGTCAAAATCTGCTGGCGGTATCGTACTGACTGGTTCCGCTGCTGGTAAATCTACCCGCGGTGAAGTTCTGGCCGTAGGTCATGGACGTATCCTGGAAAATGGCGAAGTGAAGCCGCTGGATGTGAAAGTTGGCGACATCGTTATTTTCAATGATGGCTATGGCGTGAAGGCAGAGAAGATCGATAACGAAGAAGTGTTGATCATGTCTGAAAGCGACATTCTGGCAATTGTTGAAGCGTAA
- a CDS encoding FxsA family protein, producing the protein MRWLPLLLIFLLAYIEISLFIQVAEVLGVAMTLLLVVFTSCVGVSLVRNQGMKTLVQMQQKMAAGESPAAEMVKSVSLVLAGFLLLIPGFLTDFLGLLLLLPPVQKSLTLKLMPHLHIWRSGPGASSSSGGNTFEGEYQRKDGGSANIEHRDDRDDR; encoded by the coding sequence GTGCGCTGGTTACCGTTATTACTTATTTTTCTTTTGGCTTACATCGAGATATCGCTGTTTATTCAGGTAGCGGAAGTGCTGGGCGTCGCCATGACTCTGCTGCTGGTGGTCTTCACGTCCTGTGTGGGGGTCTCGCTGGTGCGCAATCAGGGGATGAAGACGCTGGTGCAGATGCAGCAGAAAATGGCAGCCGGTGAAAGCCCGGCGGCTGAAATGGTAAAAAGCGTGTCACTGGTGCTGGCAGGCTTCTTGCTCCTGATTCCGGGTTTCCTGACTGACTTTCTGGGGCTGCTGTTGCTGCTGCCACCGGTGCAAAAAAGCCTGACGCTCAAACTGATGCCTCACCTGCATATCTGGCGTTCCGGCCCCGGCGCGTCGTCGTCTTCTGGTGGTAACACCTTTGAAGGTGAATACCAACGCAAGGATGGCGGGAGCGCAAATATTGAACATCGTGACGATCGTGATGACCGTTAA
- a CDS encoding transcriptional regulator, with protein MQREDVLEHALTLLEQHGFAMTTLDMLAERLGVPVEELTPFWPDRETLLYDGLRHHSQQVDTWRRQLILDDEKSIEQKLLARYQVLHESVNKQRYPGCLFIAACSFFPDIAHPIHQIAEQQKLASYQYTRDLLEELETDDPEMVAQQMELILEGCLSNLLVKHQAASIATAQRLAEDVLRFALCRKNGALT; from the coding sequence ATGCAACGGGAAGACGTTCTTGAACATGCGCTTACTCTGCTGGAGCAGCACGGCTTTGCCATGACAACGCTGGATATGCTGGCGGAGAGGCTGGGGGTTCCGGTAGAAGAACTGACGCCATTCTGGCCAGATCGGGAGACGCTGCTGTATGACGGCCTGCGTCACCATAGCCAGCAGGTCGATACCTGGCGGCGTCAGCTTATCTTGGACGACGAGAAAAGCATCGAGCAGAAGCTGCTGGCACGCTATCAGGTGCTGCACGAGTCGGTGAACAAACAGCGCTATCCGGGCTGCTTGTTTATTGCGGCATGCAGCTTCTTCCCTGATATCGCCCATCCTATCCACCAGATTGCGGAACAGCAAAAGCTGGCGTCTTACCAATACACCCGCGATTTGCTGGAAGAGCTGGAAACCGACGATCCTGAGATGGTCGCGCAGCAGATGGAATTGATTCTGGAAGGCTGCCTGAGCAACCTGCTGGTCAAGCATCAAGCCGCCAGCATCGCCACTGCCCAGCGGTTAGCAGAAGATGTGTTACGCTTTGCGCTGTGCCGCAAAAACGGCGCACTCACCTGA
- a CDS encoding protein-disulfide reductase DsbD gives MAQRIFTLIFLLWTAFSPPSVAASSFGQKLFGNSTTSRFLPVDGAFAFEFQQQENQLNLRWDIHPDYYLYRAQIKIEGNGTTLGQVELPQGESHNDEFFGQVFIFRDRLALAVPIERAEDGATIKVTYQGCADAGFCYPPETRTVPLSQVLTSAGTVSPLATTSSQTAPPQSTPRPFSPWWALLIGIGVAFTPCVLPMYPLIASLVLGRKEQLTPRRTLLLSMTYVQGMALTYTLLGLVVAAAGLHFQAALQHPYILIGLSVMFAALALSMFGLYTLQLPSSVQTRLTEWSNRQQGGSVTGVFFMGALAGLICSPCTTAPLSAILLYIAQSGNMLAGGGTLYLYALGMGLPLILVTLFGNKLLPRSGPWMQYVKEAFGFIILALPVFLLERILGETWGMRLWSALGIAFFGWALMLTLRSSKGWMRGVQLLLLAGVVISAKPLQDWVFPPAGVAQAHTSALNFAPVANIADLNSALAKSAQPVMLDLYADWCVACKEFEKYTFSDPAVQNHLSRITLLQADVTANRAEQNALLKKLQVLGLPTIVFFDAQGKEIPGSRVTGFMNAEQFQAHLQKFSP, from the coding sequence ATGGCTCAACGCATCTTTACGCTGATTTTCCTGTTATGGACGGCTTTTAGCCCCCCCAGTGTGGCCGCCTCTTCTTTCGGCCAAAAGTTATTTGGCAACAGCACTACATCACGCTTTTTGCCGGTCGATGGTGCTTTCGCTTTTGAGTTTCAGCAGCAGGAGAACCAACTCAACCTGCGCTGGGATATCCATCCCGATTACTATCTGTACCGTGCGCAAATCAAGATCGAAGGAAACGGCACCACGCTCGGCCAGGTAGAACTACCGCAGGGCGAAAGCCATAACGACGAGTTTTTCGGTCAGGTCTTTATTTTTCGAGATCGATTGGCGCTAGCGGTTCCGATTGAACGGGCTGAAGACGGTGCAACAATTAAAGTTACCTATCAAGGTTGCGCCGATGCGGGCTTCTGTTACCCACCGGAAACACGTACCGTTCCTCTCAGTCAGGTGCTGACTAGTGCAGGTACAGTCTCCCCGCTCGCAACCACATCAAGCCAGACCGCACCACCGCAGAGCACGCCGAGGCCGTTCTCGCCGTGGTGGGCGCTGTTGATTGGTATAGGCGTCGCCTTCACACCTTGTGTCTTACCGATGTACCCGCTGATTGCCAGTCTGGTACTGGGCAGAAAAGAACAACTGACACCACGTCGAACGCTGCTGCTGTCGATGACCTACGTTCAGGGCATGGCGCTGACTTACACGCTGCTCGGGTTGGTTGTCGCCGCCGCCGGGTTACACTTTCAGGCCGCGCTCCAGCATCCTTATATTTTGATTGGTCTGTCAGTCATGTTTGCTGCGCTGGCGCTGTCCATGTTTGGCCTCTATACGCTCCAGCTCCCGTCATCGGTACAAACCCGACTGACAGAGTGGAGCAACCGTCAGCAGGGCGGCTCCGTCACGGGCGTATTCTTCATGGGCGCACTGGCTGGACTCATTTGTTCCCCCTGCACCACCGCGCCGCTCAGCGCCATCCTGCTTTATATCGCCCAGAGCGGCAACATGCTGGCAGGTGGCGGCACACTCTATCTCTACGCGCTCGGCATGGGTTTACCGCTCATTCTGGTCACGCTGTTCGGCAACAAACTGCTACCGCGCAGCGGCCCGTGGATGCAGTACGTTAAGGAAGCGTTTGGCTTCATTATTCTGGCACTGCCCGTCTTCCTGCTGGAACGCATTCTGGGTGAAACGTGGGGAATGCGCCTGTGGAGCGCGCTCGGCATCGCCTTCTTCGGCTGGGCGCTCATGCTGACGCTGCGCAGCAGCAAAGGCTGGATGCGCGGCGTGCAGCTACTGCTGCTGGCAGGTGTAGTGATCAGCGCCAAACCGCTGCAAGACTGGGTATTTCCTCCGGCTGGCGTGGCGCAAGCTCATACCTCGGCACTGAACTTCGCCCCTGTCGCCAATATTGCCGATCTCAACAGCGCGCTGGCAAAGAGCGCTCAGCCTGTTATGCTCGATCTTTACGCTGACTGGTGCGTTGCTTGCAAAGAGTTCGAGAAATACACGTTCAGCGACCCAGCGGTGCAAAACCATCTGTCGCGCATCACGCTGCTACAGGCGGACGTCACCGCTAACCGCGCAGAACAAAACGCGTTGCTGAAAAAGCTACAGGTTTTAGGCCTGCCGACCATCGTATTTTTTGACGCTCAGGGGAAAGAAATCCCCGGCTCGCGCGTCACCGGTTTTATGAACGCTGAACAATTTCAGGCACATTTGCAGAAGTTCAGCCCATAA
- a CDS encoding helix-turn-helix domain-containing protein — protein sequence MIDQDWHPADIIAGLRKKGTTLAAVSREAGLASSTLANALTKHWPKGEKLIAEALGVSPAEIWPSRYRKSEDR from the coding sequence ATGATTGATCAGGATTGGCACCCGGCAGATATCATCGCCGGGTTAAGAAAGAAGGGAACAACATTGGCAGCCGTTTCCCGAGAAGCGGGGTTAGCGTCTTCCACGCTGGCAAACGCGTTAACGAAACACTGGCCGAAAGGGGAAAAGCTGATTGCGGAAGCGCTGGGGGTTTCACCTGCGGAAATCTGGCCTTCCCGTTACCGCAAATCAGAAGATCGTTAA
- the cutA gene encoding divalent cation tolerance protein CutA, which produces MSDRPLCDAVVILCTAPDDACAQRLAHSLLETRLAACVTLLPGARSLYYWEGKLEQQSEVQMLIKSDTSHQQALLTHLKQQHPYDTPELLVLPVSGGDSDYLTWLNASLR; this is translated from the coding sequence ATGTCTGACCGCCCGCTTTGCGATGCTGTCGTCATATTGTGTACCGCACCTGACGACGCCTGCGCGCAACGGCTTGCCCATTCGCTGCTGGAAACGCGACTCGCCGCCTGCGTCACCCTGCTGCCCGGCGCACGTTCGCTATACTACTGGGAAGGCAAGCTCGAACAGCAATCAGAAGTACAAATGCTGATAAAAAGCGATACCTCACATCAGCAAGCGCTGCTGACTCACCTGAAACAACAACACCCATACGATACACCGGAGCTATTAGTTCTGCCGGTATCCGGGGGCGATAGCGATTATCTGACATGGCTCAACGCATCTTTACGCTGA
- the ubiC gene encoding chorismate lyase — translation MSDDASTLLRTISWFAEPPSVLPEHIGDWLMEAHSMTQRLEKYCAQLRVTLCREGFITPQALGEECEQLPYSERYWLREVVLYGDDRPWLFGRTLVPQQTLDGTDSALTKIGNQPLGRYLFEQKSLTRDYIHTGCCEGLWARRSRLCLSGHPLLLTELFLPESPVYYVPGDEGWQVI, via the coding sequence ATGTCTGACGATGCGTCTACGCTTTTGCGCACCATTTCCTGGTTTGCTGAACCTCCTTCGGTATTACCTGAGCATATTGGTGACTGGCTGATGGAAGCCCATTCCATGACGCAGCGGCTTGAAAAATATTGTGCTCAACTCAGGGTCACACTTTGTCGTGAGGGATTCATTACGCCACAAGCGCTGGGTGAAGAGTGCGAGCAGTTACCATATAGTGAACGTTACTGGCTGCGTGAAGTGGTGCTGTATGGTGACGATCGCCCCTGGCTGTTCGGCCGTACCCTTGTTCCGCAACAGACGCTCGACGGCACTGATTCAGCCCTGACGAAAATAGGCAACCAGCCGTTAGGTCGTTATCTGTTTGAGCAGAAATCGCTGACGCGTGACTACATTCATACCGGATGCTGCGAAGGTTTATGGGCGCGGCGTTCCCGCTTGTGCCTTTCGGGTCACCCTTTATTGTTGACTGAGCTTTTCTTACCGGAATCACCGGTTTATTACGTACCGGGTGATGAAGGTTGGCAGGTAATTTGA
- the aspA gene encoding aspartate ammonia-lyase — MSENIRIEEDLLGTREVPADAYYGVHTLRAVENFYISNNKISDIPEFVRGMVMVKKAAALANRELQTIPKKIADIIIRACDDVLNNGKCMDQFPVDVYQGGAGTSVNMNTNEVLANIGLELMGHQKGEYQYLNPNDHLNKCQSTNDAYPTGFRIAVYAAVLKLTEAIAKLSDGFEHKAKEFEDVLKMGRTQLQDAVPMTLGQEFHAFNVLLQEEIKNLLRTAELLLEVNLGATAIGTRLNTPDGYQQLAVQRLAEVSGLPCVPAEDLIEATSDCGAYVMVHSSLKRLAVKLSKICNDLRLLSSGPRAGLNEINLPELQAGSSIMPAKVNPVVPEVVNQVCFKVIGNDTCVTMASEAGQLQLNVMEPVIGQAMFESTHILTNACYNLLEKCVNGITANKSVCEAYVFNSIGIVTYLNPFIGHHNGDIVGRICAETGKSVREVVLERGLLTEAELDDIFSIQNLMHPAYKAKRYTDENELP; from the coding sequence ATGTCAGAAAACATCCGTATTGAAGAAGACCTGTTAGGCACCCGAGAAGTTCCCGCAGACGCGTATTATGGCGTGCATACGTTACGCGCCGTCGAAAATTTCTATATCAGCAACAATAAAATCAGCGACATTCCCGAGTTCGTACGCGGCATGGTCATGGTGAAGAAGGCTGCGGCGTTGGCGAACAGAGAACTGCAAACTATCCCGAAAAAAATCGCCGACATCATCATCCGTGCCTGTGATGATGTACTGAATAACGGAAAATGCATGGATCAGTTTCCGGTAGATGTCTATCAGGGGGGCGCTGGCACGTCGGTCAATATGAATACCAACGAAGTATTAGCCAATATTGGTCTGGAACTGATGGGCCACCAGAAAGGCGAATACCAGTACCTGAATCCCAACGATCATCTGAATAAATGCCAGTCCACGAATGATGCCTACCCCACCGGATTTCGTATAGCGGTCTACGCGGCCGTCCTGAAGCTGACCGAGGCGATAGCGAAGTTGAGCGATGGCTTCGAGCACAAAGCCAAAGAATTTGAAGACGTGCTAAAGATGGGGCGTACTCAGTTGCAGGACGCAGTACCGATGACGCTCGGCCAGGAATTTCATGCATTTAACGTGCTGTTGCAGGAAGAAATCAAAAACCTGCTGCGCACGGCGGAGCTGCTGCTTGAAGTCAATCTGGGCGCGACCGCCATCGGTACACGTCTGAATACGCCAGATGGCTACCAGCAACTGGCGGTACAGCGTCTGGCAGAAGTCAGCGGCTTGCCCTGTGTGCCAGCAGAAGATTTGATCGAAGCGACGTCAGACTGCGGTGCCTATGTCATGGTGCACAGTTCGCTGAAGCGGCTGGCCGTGAAGCTGTCGAAGATCTGTAATGACCTGCGTCTGCTCTCTTCCGGCCCTCGCGCTGGCCTGAATGAAATCAACCTACCGGAACTACAAGCGGGTTCTTCAATCATGCCCGCCAAGGTTAACCCAGTGGTGCCGGAAGTCGTCAATCAGGTGTGCTTCAAGGTCATCGGTAACGACACCTGCGTCACGATGGCGTCAGAGGCTGGGCAATTACAGTTAAACGTGATGGAACCGGTCATCGGTCAGGCGATGTTTGAATCGACCCACATTCTGACCAACGCCTGCTATAACCTGCTGGAAAAATGCGTCAACGGTATCACCGCCAACAAGAGCGTCTGCGAAGCCTACGTCTTCAACTCCATCGGGATTGTGACATACCTGAACCCGTTCATCGGCCACCACAACGGCGATATCGTCGGCAGGATCTGTGCAGAAACGGGAAAAAGCGTGCGTGAAGTCGTACTGGAGCGAGGTCTACTGACGGAAGCCGAACTGGATGACATTTTCTCCATCCAGAACCTGATGCATCCGGCGTACAAAGCTAAACGCTACACCGATGAAAACGAGCTTCCCTAA